The Hevea brasiliensis isolate MT/VB/25A 57/8 chromosome 9, ASM3005281v1, whole genome shotgun sequence nucleotide sequence CCTGATGAAGCTGGTAAACCTCATGTTGTTGAGGTATGAGTTGTAGTTTATTATGTATTGGATAGATGCTAGGGAATTCAGGAATCATTTTTCCCTTCAATTTTCTTCCTTCTTTCAGGTCCAGGAGTTCATAGAGTGATGTAATTTATAGTTGGAAGGGAATAACTGTAAACTATCTGAACATCATCAACATTCATTTCATGATACTCTAAGCATTAAGCTGCTAAATTTCAATTGTCTTCTAAAAATTCTCaactttgatttttagaactataATGGCAGTCTGAATATCTAATGAACTGAATTGAATTGAACTCGATAATCATTCATTCATCATAACTTGATGTAGATGAGAGTAGCCTAAGTGCCAAAGCATCTTCCTTCAGCACTTTGAAACTTAAACGACTGTTAAAAGCTCTATAGACTGCATCAAGACCCAAACACATGATGGAAGAAAATGACTTGGGACAAAACTGATGTTATTACCATTTAATTCCCTTTCTTGCTTAAAAAATCATGCGTGCTTGAGAATGTTTTTTTCAGGATAAGGAAGTCTCATCCACAATGTTTGGAAATTTCTCTCATGATTGTCAGGCAGAGATATAAACTTCACCTTCAAGCTGATTGCTGATATGGCTAAGGTTTGTCCTTACAAATGGGGGCAGATGAGGGTCTTATGTGAGCTAAAAGGTTTGATTTGCTAATACTCCAGTAGAAGTTTTTTTGATGGACCAACCCCATGCATTGTCCATGTTTAATCAGATCAATCTTATCTTACTAACAAATATATAATTCTAGCCTGCAAATCCTTCAACACAATAGGGGCTGAGGTCCACTTACGAGTTATTAACTCAGGGCATGGTCACATGTAGATGCTCTAATTAAAAATTCACATTTTTCCAAGAAGATTGATATGGGGTATGGTGTGGAAGGTTTCTTCATTTGCAATGACAATAGATGGAGAAATCTCACATAGCATGTAACATTTCTGATGTCAAACCAAAACTTCATTGATGACTAAATGCTAATTTCTTTTTGTGTATCTTAAAGGAAAATCGATTAGTCTCATAAAATTACTGGAACAATGATATATTATTTTTGCCTATATTTCATTCCAGATTATAACAAAATCTATCACTCTAAGAAACTTATGAACGATTTACTTAATAAACCAATAGAGTAAAAATGCATTtgtttctctcccattttctcttccTCTCTCAGTCATACATCCACATATTGTGAAACCattgaaaataagaaaaatgagCATTTATGAAGAATGTATGCGTTTACCTGAGATATCAAGAGCAAAACAATCTAGAAAACAAATAGCTATGGCAGCCCTGTAGAGTATCAAGCAAAGGAGCTGTTTGGCACGCTTCCTCAACTGTATGGTCCATCCACTTTTTCAATACAGTTTCAGCAACAAGACACAGCTGATGCTGCAATACAGCTGCACCTAGAGGTCCAACCAAATTCAGCCTTGTTGCAGCAGAAATTGCATCCCTCATTGTGATAAAAATGTAAGCTTTTTGAGAAGTCTCACTATCCATCCCAAGAAGTCCACATATCATGCCAAAGATGGGAGCATGGTGAAAAGAAACAGCCCCAGAACCAATACATGCATCTCTCATCGTTTTAAGACAAGGGACTTCAGTAAAAACAGCTGCAGCCACCCTCATAAGAGCTGATCCTTGCGCAATAGATGCCTTTCGACTTACTTCATTGGTTAAAGTAGCATCCAATATTCTGTCAAGCCTTTGCCAGGTATCCAAATCAGGAGAGTTGGTTGCAGAGTACACAAAAGGAAGAAGCAAACTtcctgtattctccaaaatatgAATCACCTGATTCTTAAAATCTTCATGACCCAAGATTATGCGTGCTTGAATTGCTGCCTCAAGACCAAAAGAATGAGCAAAACCACCAGTAGGGAGAATGGAATCAAGCAGTTGCCACTGGCTCCACTGTAAAAGAAAATCTGCTGAAGCAGTTTTTCTGCGCTTTTTGTCCATTATCATGTCATCTTCCATTGAGAGAATGTACAGGCAACCTGCCATGGACAAATAGCAAGTAGATGAAGCATTGTAATAGGAATTAACCATGCAAATCATTAGAAACTTTTCTATTAAAAAAATGCCACTAGAAAACTTGGATCTGTTGCAGATATATAAATAAATCCATCAGGAGCATACAAAATCTGAACTTGGAAAGCACAAGAAGAAATGCTATACAATTGATCACTCTCTTTTGCAAATGCTAGTACCACTCAATAATTCCAACTTCAAAGGTACCTGAGGTCCTCACAAATTTATCATATTTGACTTTGGCATCCTTGAGTATAGCAGAACACAGGGTTAAGTCCCAAAAAATTCTCAATTATAAAGAAATTGACATGTTGTTCAATCAAatctcatatctcatcatcagaAGTC carries:
- the LOC110653312 gene encoding urease accessory protein F is translated as MEDDMIMDKKRRKTASADFLLQWSQWQLLDSILPTGGFAHSFGLEAAIQARIILGHEDFKNQVIHILENTGSLLLPFVYSATNSPDLDTWQRLDRILDATLTNEVSRKASIAQGSALMRVAAAVFTEVPCLKTMRDACIGSGAVSFHHAPIFGMICGLLGMDSETSQKAYIFITMRDAISAATRLNLVGPLGAAVLQHQLCLVAETVLKKWMDHTVEEACQTAPLLDTLQGCHSYLFSRLFCS